The Corynebacterium poyangense genome includes a window with the following:
- a CDS encoding thioesterase family protein codes for MDSYFIRTGAQQYTATSATTGAWNTSEQHIAPSLGLILHIAETDFAVRRTDHLSIGRVTYEIYGVVPIDVYDYQVEVIRKGKTIELVEVRLLHEGRTIVQAHIWFMVSSDTQAVAGTAIESITPRSQMQPFAPVQDWQGDFLETLEGFRTELDTGRAHMWVRTNTLLVDDQPASPFSLAASMFDIANGMALRANPKEVMFPNVDLSAHFFRVPDFHEVENGFSDWLGHDIRANFGPTGLGLTHNFLHDKHGPFGVMAQCLTVRIP; via the coding sequence ATGGATTCTTATTTCATCCGGACAGGAGCTCAACAATACACTGCTACCTCGGCTACAACCGGGGCGTGGAATACGTCAGAACAGCATATAGCTCCTTCTTTAGGATTAATTCTCCACATTGCCGAAACAGATTTTGCGGTCCGCCGGACGGATCATCTCAGCATCGGCCGAGTAACTTACGAAATCTACGGTGTCGTTCCTATTGATGTTTATGACTACCAAGTTGAGGTCATTCGGAAAGGTAAAACCATTGAGCTCGTGGAAGTTCGGTTACTCCACGAAGGAAGAACAATTGTTCAGGCTCACATTTGGTTTATGGTGTCCAGCGATACCCAAGCAGTTGCCGGGACGGCTATAGAATCCATTACCCCTCGTTCCCAGATGCAACCGTTCGCCCCCGTCCAAGATTGGCAAGGAGACTTTTTAGAAACTCTTGAAGGTTTCCGCACCGAACTTGACACCGGCCGCGCCCACATGTGGGTACGCACCAACACACTTTTAGTTGATGACCAGCCAGCTAGCCCTTTTTCCCTCGCCGCCAGCATGTTTGATATTGCCAACGGCATGGCATTGAGAGCCAACCCTAAAGAAGTTATGTTCCCCAACGTAGACCTTAGCGCGCACTTCTTTCGGGTTCCTGACTTTCATGAAGTTGAAAACGGATTCTCTGATTGGCTAGGTCACGATATTAGAGCTAACTTCGGCCCCACCGGTTTAGGGCTAACCCATAATTTCCTCCACGACAAACACGGGCCCTTTGGGGTAATGGCTCAGTGTTTGACGGTGCGCATCCCCTAG
- a CDS encoding DoxX family protein encodes MDKPVVRDAALLFFRVIVGLIFIVHGWHKLMISGITKTTGQFSAWGVPQPKLSAWVSGLAETVGGAMLVIGILATFAATGLALLMAAAIYFVHLGAAGFTQLGVEGGNSIEFPLLLLISLAMIVVFGPGRASVDGVLSRA; translated from the coding sequence ATGGATAAACCGGTGGTGAGAGATGCAGCCCTCCTCTTTTTTCGGGTAATTGTTGGACTCATCTTCATTGTCCACGGTTGGCACAAACTCATGATCAGTGGAATCACTAAAACCACAGGGCAGTTTTCTGCCTGGGGAGTGCCTCAGCCGAAACTGTCGGCCTGGGTTTCAGGATTAGCTGAAACCGTCGGCGGAGCCATGCTTGTCATCGGAATCTTGGCTACCTTTGCAGCTACTGGACTAGCTTTACTCATGGCAGCAGCAATTTACTTTGTGCACCTTGGTGCTGCCGGATTTACCCAACTGGGAGTGGAAGGCGGAAATAGTATTGAATTCCCCTTACTTCTCCTGATCAGCCTTGCCATGATTGTGGTTTTTGGTCCAGGCCGAGCTAGCGTTGACGGGGTGCTATCTCGTGCTTGA
- a CDS encoding zf-HC2 domain-containing protein encodes MLDCEQIQAAISARLDGEPTGIPDDVIDAHVAACPECRAYQEKILLLHEKFSFKEDPVALAVSQGPRPDLADSILADAEPQLRKRATTRALGLALTRVALCILAIAYVGWAVTLLARSTNLSPEDPNNAFVVEAAALRVALAVGLIFGAWWPRLVVGMLPVIGTFFMFSAGLGMRDFVLGQASEEQWLQLVMLFISLLVLLWSWLNNYGLDAFRRYWLTLGSGSAGP; translated from the coding sequence GTGCTTGATTGTGAGCAAATTCAGGCGGCAATCTCTGCCCGCTTAGACGGCGAACCCACCGGGATCCCAGACGATGTTATTGACGCACATGTTGCCGCTTGTCCGGAATGCCGTGCTTATCAGGAAAAAATTCTTCTATTGCATGAGAAATTCTCGTTTAAGGAAGATCCTGTGGCATTAGCGGTTTCCCAGGGGCCACGGCCCGACTTGGCGGACAGCATTCTTGCTGATGCAGAACCACAACTTCGGAAGCGGGCAACAACTCGAGCTTTAGGACTAGCACTGACTCGAGTGGCCTTATGTATTCTCGCCATCGCCTACGTGGGGTGGGCAGTCACCCTCTTGGCGCGTTCTACCAACTTGTCCCCAGAGGATCCCAACAATGCGTTTGTTGTTGAAGCAGCAGCGTTAAGAGTTGCGCTGGCCGTCGGACTCATCTTCGGAGCTTGGTGGCCTCGCCTTGTTGTTGGAATGCTTCCAGTTATCGGTACGTTTTTTATGTTCAGCGCTGGTCTAGGGATGAGGGACTTTGTGCTTGGCCAAGCCAGCGAGGAACAGTGGTTACAGCTAGTGATGCTGTTTATTAGTTTGCTGGTTTTGTTGTGGAGTTGGCTGAATAATTACGGGCTCGACGCTTTCCGACGCTACTGGCTCACACTAGGGTCCGGTAGTGCCGGCCCGTGA